One Bosea sp. 685 DNA segment encodes these proteins:
- the pheS gene encoding phenylalanine--tRNA ligase subunit alpha, translated as MNEIDNLGVSLLADIAGAQDETALEQVRIAALGKAGSISALLKTLGAMTPEERKDKGPLINGLRDKVQGALSARKEALGEAALDARLASETVDITLPVREGPEARGRIHPISQVIDEITAIFGDMGFSVAEGPDVETDDLNFTRLNFPVGHPAREMHDTFFFAPDANGERKLLRTHTSPVQVRTMMAQEPPIRVICPGRTYRMDSDQTHTPMFHQVEGLVIDKKAHMGHMKWVLEEFCKAFFEIDNVKMRFRPSFFPFTEPSVEVDIQCSRKGGEIRFGEGEDWLEILGCGMVHPNVLKNCGLDPDVYQGFAWGMGIDRIAMLKYGMPDLRPFFEADLRWLAHYGFRPLDLPTLTGGLSS; from the coding sequence ATGAACGAGATCGATAACTTAGGCGTGAGCCTCCTTGCCGACATCGCCGGCGCGCAGGACGAGACCGCCCTGGAGCAGGTCAGGATCGCGGCGCTGGGCAAGGCCGGCTCGATCTCGGCGCTGCTCAAGACGCTGGGCGCGATGACGCCCGAGGAGCGCAAGGACAAGGGGCCGCTGATCAACGGCCTGCGCGACAAGGTGCAAGGCGCGCTCTCCGCCCGCAAGGAGGCGCTGGGCGAGGCTGCGCTCGACGCCAGGCTCGCCTCCGAGACTGTTGACATCACCTTGCCGGTCCGCGAGGGGCCCGAGGCGCGCGGCCGCATCCACCCGATCAGCCAGGTCATCGACGAGATCACCGCGATCTTCGGCGATATGGGCTTCTCGGTTGCGGAAGGTCCGGATGTCGAGACCGACGACCTCAACTTCACCAGGCTGAACTTCCCCGTCGGCCATCCCGCCCGCGAGATGCACGACACCTTCTTCTTCGCGCCCGACGCCAATGGCGAGCGCAAGCTGCTGCGCACTCATACCTCGCCGGTCCAGGTCCGCACCATGATGGCGCAGGAGCCGCCGATCCGGGTGATCTGCCCCGGTCGCACCTACCGGATGGATTCCGACCAGACCCACACCCCGATGTTCCATCAGGTCGAGGGGCTCGTCATCGACAAAAAGGCCCATATGGGCCACATGAAATGGGTGCTTGAGGAGTTCTGCAAGGCGTTCTTCGAGATCGACAACGTCAAGATGCGCTTCCGCCCCTCCTTCTTCCCCTTCACCGAGCCCTCAGTCGAGGTCGATATCCAATGCTCGCGCAAGGGCGGCGAGATCCGCTTCGGCGAGGGCGAGGACTGGCTCGAGATTCTCGGCTGCGGCATGGTCCACCCCAACGTCCTGAAGAATTGCGGGCTCGATCCGGATGTCTACCAGGGCTTCGCCTGGGGCATGGGCATCGATCGTATCGCCATGCTGAAATACGGCATGCCGGATCTGCGCCCCTTCTTCGAGGCGGACCTGCGCTGGCTCGCCCATTACGGCTTCCGGCCGCTCGACCTGCCGACCTTGACGGGTGGGCTGTCGTCGTGA
- a CDS encoding SCO family protein — MTDMIARRGVLAGLAAFATGRAVAQDQASQQGSLQHDRLTAQFGGAFTLTDHTGRRVSDGDFRGRFMLIYFGFTRCTDTCPVDLPVIAQALDAVGPLADKLVPLFITVDPGNDTPPVMATYVAAFHPRLIGLTGSEAEIAATAKAYKVHRRKLTQPHHGAGEYAVDHGSLTYLMGPDGRFVTLLPHNSGAERLAAILRKYLA, encoded by the coding sequence ATGACCGACATGATCGCGCGCAGGGGCGTGCTGGCCGGCCTCGCCGCTTTCGCCACAGGACGGGCTGTCGCGCAGGATCAGGCCAGCCAACAGGGCAGCCTCCAGCATGATCGGCTCACGGCGCAGTTCGGCGGAGCTTTCACCCTCACCGATCACACGGGCAGGCGCGTCAGCGACGGCGATTTTCGTGGCCGCTTCATGCTGATCTATTTTGGCTTCACACGCTGTACCGATACCTGTCCGGTTGATCTGCCGGTCATCGCGCAGGCACTCGATGCGGTCGGCCCGCTCGCGGACAAGCTCGTGCCGCTCTTCATCACGGTCGACCCCGGCAACGATACGCCGCCGGTCATGGCGACCTATGTCGCCGCCTTCCACCCGCGCCTGATCGGGCTCACCGGCAGCGAAGCGGAGATCGCGGCAACGGCCAAAGCCTACAAGGTGCATCGCCGCAAGCTGACACAGCCTCACCATGGCGCGGGCGAATATGCGGTCGATCATGGCTCGCTGACCTATCTGATGGGGCCGGACGGGCGCTTCGTGACGTTGCTGCCGCATAATTCGGGCGCCGAGCGGCTGGCCGCGATCCTGCGGAAATATCTCGCCTGA
- a CDS encoding TIGR00730 family Rossman fold protein — translation MADNTAQKTSPSFRLAALDPDFILGDSTRGARFMLEYQKAEDNLRARGIASTIVVFGSARVREGNPWYEAARAFARIASERGGALAQAGNEHRHVIATGGGPGIMEAANRGATEAGALSIGLNITLPHEQEPNAWSTPDLTFRFHYFAMRKMHFAMRAAALVAFPGGFGTLDELFEVMTLVQTGKMPPVPIVLYDSAFWKSLLNLDTLREAGFIRPEDLSLFTYADTPDEAYARIVTGAGDAWEPAAKDSVQT, via the coding sequence ATGGCCGACAACACCGCCCAGAAGACCTCACCCAGCTTCCGCCTCGCTGCGCTCGACCCCGACTTCATCCTCGGTGATTCCACGCGCGGGGCGCGTTTCATGCTCGAATACCAGAAGGCCGAGGACAACCTGCGGGCGCGCGGCATCGCCTCGACCATCGTCGTCTTCGGCTCGGCGCGGGTGCGGGAGGGCAATCCCTGGTACGAGGCGGCGCGGGCTTTCGCGCGGATCGCCTCGGAACGTGGCGGCGCGCTGGCGCAGGCCGGCAATGAGCACCGGCATGTCATCGCCACCGGCGGCGGGCCGGGCATCATGGAGGCGGCCAATCGCGGCGCGACGGAGGCCGGGGCGCTCTCGATCGGCCTCAACATCACCTTGCCGCATGAGCAGGAGCCGAATGCCTGGTCGACGCCGGACCTGACCTTCCGCTTCCATTATTTCGCGATGCGCAAGATGCATTTCGCCATGCGGGCAGCCGCGCTCGTCGCCTTCCCTGGCGGCTTCGGCACGCTCGACGAATTGTTCGAGGTGATGACGCTGGTCCAGACCGGCAAGATGCCGCCGGTGCCGATCGTGCTCTATGACAGCGCCTTCTGGAAAAGCCTGCTCAACCTCGACACGCTACGCGAGGCCGGCTTCATCCGCCCCGAGGATCTCTCGCTGTTTACCTATGCCGACACGCCCGACGAGGCCTATGCCCGCATCGTCACTGGTGCCGGCGACGCCTGGGAACCGGCTGCAAAGGACAGCGTGCAGACGTAA
- a CDS encoding M20/M25/M40 family metallo-hydrolase, with product MPVQRDHASEIAAITSHPTFKAAVEKLDAEHDRTVADIITLTEIPSPPFKEERRAAAYLEMLRAHGLEDVEQDEIGNVMGVRRGTGNGGLIVVAAHLDTVFPEGTDVTVRREGTKLYAPGVGDDTRSLAVLLAFIRAMDAAGIRTRNDILFVGDVGEEGLGDLRGVRHLFAKGRYRDQIEAFITVDSPQVDNIVVGGVGSKRYSVRFKGPGGHSFKAFGIVNPIYAMAQAIVELGRIEVPETPCTTFCASIVGGGTSVNAIPEEAWVDIDLRSESAEQLARLDARWREIVAAAVEQENAIRSTSEGPITVEIRTLGDRPAGNTAMDADIVQFATAAMKAQGFVPTHEASSTDANIPMSLGIPAIKIGSGGTGGRAHSLAEWIDVEKTASVSGMTASLTAILAVAGFVGA from the coding sequence ATGCCAGTGCAGCGCGACCACGCCTCCGAAATCGCCGCGATCACCAGCCACCCGACATTCAAGGCGGCGGTCGAAAAGCTCGACGCCGAGCACGACCGCACCGTGGCCGACATCATCACGCTGACCGAGATTCCGTCCCCACCCTTCAAGGAGGAGAGGCGCGCCGCCGCTTATCTCGAGATGCTGCGCGCACATGGTCTCGAGGATGTGGAGCAGGACGAGATCGGCAATGTCATGGGCGTCAGGCGCGGCACCGGCAATGGTGGCTTGATCGTGGTCGCCGCGCATCTCGACACGGTCTTCCCGGAAGGAACCGACGTCACCGTGCGCCGCGAGGGCACGAAACTCTATGCACCGGGCGTTGGCGACGACACCCGCAGCCTTGCCGTGCTTTTGGCCTTCATCCGCGCGATGGACGCTGCCGGCATCAGGACCCGCAACGATATTCTGTTCGTCGGCGATGTCGGCGAGGAAGGGCTCGGTGACCTGCGTGGCGTGCGCCATCTCTTCGCCAAGGGTCGGTATCGCGACCAGATTGAAGCCTTCATAACCGTCGACAGTCCGCAGGTGGACAACATCGTGGTCGGCGGCGTCGGTTCGAAACGCTATTCCGTCCGGTTCAAAGGGCCGGGCGGACACAGCTTCAAGGCGTTCGGGATCGTGAACCCGATTTATGCCATGGCGCAGGCGATCGTCGAACTCGGCCGCATCGAGGTGCCGGAAACACCTTGCACCACATTCTGTGCCTCCATCGTCGGCGGCGGTACCTCGGTGAACGCGATCCCCGAGGAGGCGTGGGTCGACATCGACCTTCGATCGGAATCGGCCGAGCAGCTTGCCAGGCTGGATGCACGCTGGCGCGAGATCGTGGCCGCAGCAGTCGAGCAGGAGAACGCGATCCGTTCGACCAGCGAGGGCCCCATCACCGTCGAGATCAGGACGCTGGGCGATCGTCCTGCCGGCAATACGGCCATGGACGCCGATATCGTCCAATTCGCGACTGCGGCCATGAAGGCGCAGGGCTTTGTGCCCACGCACGAGGCGTCCTCGACCGACGCGAATATTCCGATGAGCCTCGGTATCCCCGCGATCAAGATCGGTTCGGGCGGCACCGGCGGCAGGGCGCATTCTCTCGCCGAGTGGATCGATGTCGAGAAGACCGCCAGCGTATCCGGCATGACGGCCAGCCTTACCGCCATCCTTGCCGTGGCTGGCTTCGTCGGCGCATAA
- the rplT gene encoding 50S ribosomal protein L20, with product MARVKRGVTSHAKHKKTLKAAKGFYGRRKNTIRAAKAAVDRSMQYAYRDRKNRKRSFRALWIQRLNAAVREHGLVYSMFINGLTKAGIELDRKTLSAMAIDDAASFTAVVEQVKAALAAEPNAGERKAA from the coding sequence ATGGCTCGCGTGAAACGGGGCGTAACGTCCCATGCCAAGCACAAGAAGACACTCAAGGCCGCCAAGGGCTTCTATGGCCGCCGCAAGAATACGATCCGCGCCGCCAAGGCGGCCGTCGATCGCTCGATGCAGTACGCCTATCGCGACCGCAAGAACCGGAAGCGCTCGTTCCGCGCGCTCTGGATCCAGCGTCTGAACGCTGCGGTGCGTGAGCACGGCCTGGTCTACTCGATGTTCATCAACGGCCTGACCAAGGCCGGCATCGAGCTTGACCGCAAGACCCTCTCGGCCATGGCGATCGACGATGCGGCCTCGTTCACGGCCGTCGTCGAGCAGGTCAAGGCCGCTCTGGCCGCCGAGCCCAACGCCGGCGAGCGCAAGGCCGCTTGA
- the rpmI gene encoding 50S ribosomal protein L35, giving the protein MPKIKTKSSAKKRFKITGTGKVLYAQAGKRHGMIKRTNKQLRNHRGTNVLFEGDAANVKKYFLPNG; this is encoded by the coding sequence ATGCCCAAGATCAAGACGAAGTCGAGCGCCAAGAAGCGCTTCAAGATCACCGGAACCGGCAAGGTGCTCTACGCCCAGGCCGGAAAGCGTCACGGGATGATCAAGCGGACCAACAAGCAGCTCCGCAATCACCGGGGTACGAACGTTCTTTTCGAGGGCGACGCCGCCAACGTGAAGAAATACTTCCTCCCCAACGGCTGA
- a CDS encoding amino acid ABC transporter substrate-binding protein, giving the protein MAGFLAGIVLSAVASAPALAQSTLDKIKQRGQIICGTSEGVPGFSLQDSKGIWQGFDTDICRALSAAIFNDPDKASYLSLSSKNRLVALQSGEIDVLARTTTWTLGRDIGQGVSFTAVNYYDGQGFIVRKKLNVNSVKELDGASICVAQGTTTELNLADYSRTNGIKFETVAFATLEDTVQAYEAGRCDAYTTDLSSLAGTRSKLKAPEEHILLQQVISKEPLGPWVRKSDAAWFDLVRWTVFALINAEEFGVTKANVDEMVKTSTNPEIRRLLGAEGKFGESLGLSNDWVVRIIKAVGNYGESFERNFGANTNNPLPRGANKLWTQGGLQFAPPIR; this is encoded by the coding sequence ATGGCCGGATTCCTGGCCGGCATCGTCCTGAGCGCGGTGGCCAGCGCCCCTGCCCTCGCTCAGTCGACGCTCGACAAGATCAAGCAGCGCGGCCAGATCATCTGCGGCACCAGCGAGGGTGTGCCCGGTTTCTCCCTGCAGGATTCGAAAGGGATCTGGCAGGGCTTCGATACCGATATCTGCCGCGCTCTCTCGGCTGCGATCTTCAACGATCCCGACAAGGCCTCGTATCTTTCTCTGTCGAGCAAGAACCGGCTGGTGGCGTTGCAGAGCGGCGAGATCGACGTGCTGGCGCGCACGACGACCTGGACCCTCGGTCGCGATATCGGCCAGGGCGTCAGCTTCACCGCGGTCAACTATTACGACGGCCAAGGCTTCATCGTCCGCAAGAAGCTCAATGTGAACAGCGTCAAGGAGCTCGACGGCGCCTCGATCTGCGTCGCACAGGGCACGACGACAGAGCTCAACCTCGCCGATTACAGCCGGACCAACGGCATCAAGTTCGAGACCGTCGCCTTCGCGACGCTCGAAGACACCGTGCAGGCCTATGAGGCCGGCCGCTGCGACGCCTACACCACCGACCTCTCCTCGCTCGCCGGCACGCGCAGCAAGCTCAAGGCCCCCGAGGAGCATATCCTGCTGCAGCAGGTCATCTCCAAGGAGCCGCTCGGCCCCTGGGTCCGCAAGAGCGACGCGGCCTGGTTCGATCTCGTGCGCTGGACCGTGTTCGCACTGATCAACGCGGAGGAATTCGGCGTCACCAAGGCCAATGTCGACGAGATGGTGAAGACCTCGACGAACCCCGAGATCCGCCGCCTGCTCGGCGCCGAGGGCAAGTTCGGCGAGTCGCTCGGCCTCAGCAACGACTGGGTCGTGCGGATCATCAAGGCCGTCGGCAATTACGGCGAGAGCTTCGAACGGAACTTCGGAGCCAACACCAACAACCCGCTGCCGCGCGGCGCCAACAAGCTGTGGACCCAAGGCGGGCTGCAATTCGCACCGCCGATCCGCTGA
- a CDS encoding LysR family transcriptional regulator: protein MSRSHLSQLAVLAAVARNGGFRDAAKELGIAPSAVSHAVSALEAGLGVRLLARSTRSVAPTEAGAQLLERLRPALSEIDLALEAVVASRDEPAGNLRLTVPRTAAHTVLEPKLGAFAAAFPAIVLEIVIEDRFSDVVEGGFDAGIRLGESLQRDMIAVRIGPSMRGAAVAAPSYFEGRPRPERPQDLSAHRCIRFRFSSGVIYRWEFEKEGVAIEPPVEGPLILGEDRLIAQAAIDGAGIAFLFEEYVRDALADGRLVRVLEDWCPPFDGFHIYYPSRRQMRPALRAFIDFFRV, encoded by the coding sequence ATGAGCCGCAGTCATCTTTCGCAATTGGCCGTTCTGGCGGCGGTTGCCCGCAATGGCGGCTTTCGCGACGCGGCGAAGGAGCTCGGCATCGCCCCCTCCGCCGTCAGCCATGCGGTATCGGCGCTGGAGGCCGGCCTGGGCGTTCGCTTGCTGGCGCGCAGCACGCGTAGCGTCGCGCCGACGGAGGCCGGTGCGCAATTGCTCGAACGCCTGCGCCCGGCGCTCTCCGAGATCGATCTGGCGCTGGAGGCGGTGGTTGCATCCCGAGACGAGCCCGCCGGCAATCTCCGGCTGACCGTGCCGCGCACGGCGGCCCATACCGTGCTGGAGCCGAAGCTTGGCGCCTTCGCCGCCGCCTTTCCCGCGATCGTGCTGGAGATCGTGATCGAGGACCGGTTTTCCGACGTCGTCGAGGGCGGTTTCGACGCGGGCATCAGGCTCGGCGAAAGCCTGCAGCGCGATATGATCGCCGTTCGCATCGGGCCTTCTATGCGGGGGGCGGCGGTCGCTGCGCCGTCCTATTTCGAAGGCAGGCCCCGGCCGGAGCGGCCGCAGGACCTGTCCGCTCATCGCTGCATCCGCTTCCGCTTCTCCAGCGGCGTGATCTATCGCTGGGAGTTCGAGAAGGAGGGCGTCGCCATCGAGCCGCCGGTCGAGGGGCCTTTGATCCTGGGTGAGGATCGCCTGATCGCGCAGGCCGCCATCGATGGCGCCGGCATCGCCTTCCTGTTCGAGGAGTATGTCCGCGATGCGCTTGCCGATGGCCGGCTGGTGCGTGTGCTGGAGGATTGGTGCCCGCCTTTCGACGGCTTCCACATCTACTATCCCAGCCGCCGCCAGATGCGGCCGGCGCTCAGGGCTTTCATCGACTTCTTTCGGGTCTAG
- a CDS encoding aldo/keto reductase, whose amino-acid sequence MKTRKLGTELSVYPVGLGCMGMSFAYGGQEESAAIATLRRAVDLGVTLFDTAEVYGPYDNEILLGKALKPVRDKVMIATKFGFRISRDGDGPARMTGVDSRPEHVKAVAEASLKRLGIDVIDLYYQHRVDPAVPIEETVGAMAELVREGKVRALGLSEASAATIRRAHAVHPIAAVQSEYSLWSREPEAQVFKACRELGIGFVPYSPLGRGLLTGAISKPDQLGADDWRHTLPRFQAEAMAANAAIVDELAAIAARKGVTTAQLALAWVLHQGDFIVPIPGARKIANLEQNAAAADISLSAAELAAIAEATSPERVVGSRYTEAALALVDG is encoded by the coding sequence ATGAAAACCCGCAAGCTTGGAACTGAACTGAGTGTCTACCCTGTCGGCCTGGGCTGCATGGGCATGAGCTTCGCCTATGGCGGCCAGGAAGAGAGCGCCGCCATCGCCACTTTGCGCCGCGCCGTCGATCTTGGCGTGACCCTGTTCGACACAGCCGAGGTCTATGGCCCCTACGACAACGAAATCCTGCTCGGCAAGGCGCTGAAGCCCGTCCGCGACAAGGTCATGATCGCCACGAAGTTCGGCTTCAGGATCAGCCGGGATGGCGATGGGCCGGCGCGCATGACCGGCGTCGACAGCCGGCCGGAACATGTCAAAGCGGTCGCCGAAGCCTCGCTGAAGCGGCTCGGCATCGATGTCATCGACCTCTACTACCAGCACCGCGTCGACCCTGCGGTGCCGATCGAGGAGACGGTCGGCGCGATGGCGGAACTTGTCCGCGAGGGCAAGGTCCGCGCGCTCGGCCTGTCGGAGGCGAGCGCGGCGACGATCCGGAGGGCGCATGCGGTACACCCGATCGCCGCCGTGCAGAGCGAGTATTCGCTGTGGAGCCGCGAGCCGGAGGCGCAGGTATTCAAGGCCTGCCGGGAGCTCGGCATCGGCTTCGTGCCCTACAGCCCGCTCGGTCGCGGCCTGCTGACGGGCGCGATCAGTAAGCCCGACCAATTGGGCGCAGATGACTGGCGCCACACTTTGCCGCGCTTCCAGGCCGAGGCGATGGCGGCCAACGCGGCCATCGTCGACGAGCTGGCGGCGATCGCGGCCCGCAAGGGCGTGACGACGGCGCAGCTGGCGCTGGCCTGGGTGCTGCACCAGGGCGACTTCATCGTGCCGATCCCCGGCGCGCGGAAGATCGCAAACCTGGAGCAGAATGCGGCAGCCGCCGACATCAGCCTCAGCGCCGCCGAGCTTGCAGCCATCGCCGAGGCGACATCGCCGGAGCGGGTCGTCGGCAGTCGCTATACCGAGGCCGCCCTCGCTTTGGTCGACGGCTGA
- a CDS encoding LysE family translocator, whose amino-acid sequence MNQVTILASIAAIHALAIASPGPTFAVVMSYAVKGDRRAGLLLTLGVVLATLTWALAAAAGLGTLLASFPLAYRGLQLVGAAYLIYLGAKLLIGMIRHKGPATPHAASEPVSGLEAIRAGFITNITNPKVVAYYASLFGVMIPAGAPGWLFWSAVAVVVVVSAVWWIAVTLFFTVPAVSRAYVRAKPVLDVIMGVVLIALGLRLAVFG is encoded by the coding sequence ATGAATCAGGTCACCATTCTGGCGAGCATCGCGGCGATCCATGCGCTTGCGATCGCCAGCCCCGGCCCGACCTTCGCGGTCGTCATGAGCTATGCGGTGAAAGGGGATCGCCGCGCCGGGCTGCTGCTGACCTTGGGTGTCGTGCTGGCGACGCTGACCTGGGCGCTCGCCGCCGCGGCCGGTCTGGGCACCTTGCTGGCGAGCTTCCCGCTGGCCTATCGCGGCCTCCAGCTCGTCGGCGCGGCCTATCTGATCTATCTCGGCGCGAAGCTGTTGATCGGGATGATCCGCCACAAGGGCCCGGCCACCCCTCACGCCGCCTCCGAGCCGGTCTCGGGGCTGGAAGCGATCCGCGCCGGCTTCATCACCAACATCACCAATCCCAAGGTCGTCGCCTATTACGCCAGCCTGTTCGGCGTGATGATTCCGGCCGGCGCGCCGGGCTGGCTGTTCTGGTCGGCCGTGGCGGTCGTCGTCGTGGTCTCGGCGGTCTGGTGGATCGCGGTGACGCTGTTCTTCACCGTGCCCGCGGTGAGCCGTGCCTATGTCCGCGCAAAACCGGTGCTGGACGTGATCATGGGCGTCGTCTTGATTGCGCTTGGCCTGCGGCTGGCCGTGTTCGGGTAA
- a CDS encoding 3-keto-5-aminohexanoate cleavage protein: protein MTPCIITVAITGSLPTKRDNPAVPISISEQIESTQAAFEAGATLAHCHVRSDEGTPTSDPERFGRLLEGLRQHCPGMIVQFSTGGRSGAGRERGGMLSLKPDMASLSTGSCNFPTRVYENSPELVDWLASEMLEHGVKPEIEAFDLSMIFKAVEMGVAGAIKGPLHVQFVMGVKNAMPVDRAAFEFYIATLKRLAPDATWTGAGIGRDQITLNRWSLELGGHCRTGLEDNVRLDRDRLAPSNAALVKRVVDLCPEYNRRPATAGEARTLLGLAA from the coding sequence ATGACGCCTTGCATCATCACCGTCGCCATCACCGGCTCGCTGCCGACCAAGCGCGACAACCCGGCCGTGCCGATCTCGATTTCCGAACAGATCGAATCCACGCAGGCCGCTTTCGAGGCCGGCGCGACCCTGGCGCATTGCCATGTCCGCAGCGACGAGGGTACGCCGACCTCCGACCCCGAGCGCTTCGGCCGTTTGCTGGAGGGTTTGCGCCAGCATTGCCCCGGCATGATCGTGCAGTTCTCGACCGGCGGGCGCTCCGGCGCAGGGCGCGAGCGCGGCGGCATGCTCTCGCTGAAGCCCGACATGGCCTCGCTCTCGACCGGCTCCTGCAATTTCCCGACTCGGGTCTATGAGAACAGCCCCGAGCTGGTCGACTGGCTGGCGAGCGAGATGCTTGAGCATGGCGTCAAGCCCGAGATCGAGGCCTTCGACCTCTCGATGATCTTCAAGGCGGTCGAGATGGGGGTTGCAGGCGCGATCAAGGGGCCGCTGCATGTGCAGTTCGTCATGGGCGTGAAGAACGCCATGCCGGTCGACCGCGCCGCCTTCGAGTTCTACATCGCGACGCTGAAGCGGCTCGCGCCCGATGCGACCTGGACGGGCGCCGGCATCGGCCGCGACCAGATCACCCTCAACCGCTGGTCGCTCGAACTCGGCGGCCATTGCCGCACCGGGCTGGAGGACAATGTCAGGCTCGACCGCGACAGGCTCGCACCGTCCAATGCCGCGCTGGTGAAACGCGTGGTCGATCTCTGCCCGGAATATAACCGTCGCCCGGCAACAGCCGGCGAGGCGCGCACGCTCCTCGGTCTCGCCGCCTGA